One Acanthochromis polyacanthus isolate Apoly-LR-REF ecotype Palm Island chromosome 6, KAUST_Apoly_ChrSc, whole genome shotgun sequence DNA segment encodes these proteins:
- the LOC110969287 gene encoding LOW QUALITY PROTEIN: PDZ domain-containing protein 4-like (The sequence of the model RefSeq protein was modified relative to this genomic sequence to represent the inferred CDS: inserted 1 base in 1 codon), whose protein sequence is MGCNMCVVKRPEEQHRITFQQKGWSSSLRPMDRHGTLKARGRRPSQLPLDRSQNSQEPLQQPSSVRKSHKRKGTLVCSATGSSSFSSIAMVAIPDCVDEATQTDISFQNFVTLSRTRGHHHHHHSQGSXPPPPPPSPPLPHLLGPFNEFCVFDYNDPNDYFDVSNHEVDRQDDLEYEEVELYKSSQQEKLGLTVCYRTDDEEDLGIYVGEVNPNSIAAKNGRIREGDRILQINGVDIQNKQEAVAILTREDSINFSLLLARPDTENENVEDDMELMDGADLPPDHRASFTSSHLSGYYRLHGPGPGGPGGPGGLGGGPADPGGGREGVGSEDDDEEDDEGQGEKEDRDPPVPLPPLLGLAPLLSTSQDLDSGVGRTDYSTEPDLLGDQTSTCNTNTTNTPGSTRKFRPGPSPRPSPRPSPGLGPSPRPSPSPGQGRGDTTPPFLHLRELQLSSDSLPGLDWTPGGGPAAFSPHHHHGKHYLHVHHQPPLTMMMMMPGLTEEECRRYQELLEIKCQYERRNQRGSTTTERGDAEGDLEFQEGRAEPGEEVEASSSVVVDVKCNETPSEHEMALIEEELRHLEFKCRNILRAQKMQQLRERCLKAWMMEEETAPRPPEPDLEDDNDDNDSHHHELSAINELPERDSSSAYNTGGESCRSTPLVSTEQIPPLQEDEDSEARGGRGLMSPPPLLPLSRLPPLNSPLTPRRHRDRERRHSNLSCSFSPSSYRKYEAANGSTATGSSSTPSTPSKFRSLSREVASSSRRADGGRSSRAGGAPRRSDGGSAESSPYFSRRRHSKPLDRYQSCMTLPSEGLVEPLDRVRDRVGDRVRPEGEDRGMGTGSSCPASPRSVNSAPCPLEDQHGGASRLGLALPLGLTQSSPTASPQRMEWKVKIRSDGTRYVAKRPVRDRLLKARALKIREERSGMTTDDDAASEMKQGRYWSKEERKQQLLRARENRRRREFMMQSRLDYLRGDRDPSSSSSGVTDQLQNNNNVLLLSHKKLTRRRNRRIMDNWITIQELLAHGSRSPDGKKIYNPLLSVTTV, encoded by the exons CAGAAAGGATGGAGCAGCTCTCTGCGGCCGATGGACCGACATGGAACCCTGAAG GCCAGAGGACGACGACCTTCTCAGCTCCCATTGGACAGAAGCCAGAACTCCCAGGAGCCTTTGCAGCAGCCGAGCTCAGTCCGTAAGAGTCACAAGAGGAAAG GTACGCTCGTCTGCAGCGCAACAGGAAGTTCCTCCTTCTCGTCCATCGCCATGGTAGCGATCCCCGACTGTGTGGACGAGGCCACGCAGACCGACATCAGCTTCCAGAACTTTGTTACTCTGAGCAGAACCAGaggtcatcatcatcatcatcacagccAAGGCT TCCCCCCACCGCCTCCCCCATCTCCCCCACTCCCTCACCTGCTGGGACCCTTCAATGAGTT TTGTGTGTTTGACTACAACGACCCCAACGACTACTTCGACGTCTCGAATCATGAAGTCGATCGACAGGACGACCTGGAGTACGAG GAGGTGGAGCTCTACAAGTCCAGCCAGCAGGAGAAGCTCGGTCTGACCGTCTGCTACCGGACTGACGATGAGGAGGATCTGGGGATCTATGTTGGAGAG GTGAACCCGAACAGCATCGCAGCGAAGAACGGACGAATCAGAGAAGGAGACCGAATACTGCAG ATTAACGGAGTCGACATCCAGAACAAACAGGAAGCCGTCGCCATCCTGACCCGAGAGGACAGCATCAACttctccctgctgctggccagACCCGACACCGAG AATGAAAACGTTGAGGACGACATGGAGCTGATGGACGGAGCAGATTTACCTCCAGATCATCGggcctccttcacctcctcccaCCTGTCTGGATACTATCGGCTCCacggaccaggaccaggagggccaggaggaccaggaggacTAGGAGGAGGTCCAGCTGATCCTGGGGGAGGCAGGGAGGGGGTCGGgagtgaggatgatgatgaggaggatgacGAGGGCCAGGGGGAGAAGGAGGACCGGGACCCTCCAGTGCCGCTGCCCCCTCTGCTGGGTCTGGCTCCGCTGCTGTCAACCAGCCAGGACCTGGACAGTGGAGTGGGTCGGACCGATTACAGCACCGAGCCCGACCTGCTGGGAGACCAGACAAGCACCTGCAACACCAACACCACCAACACACCGGGCAGCACCAGGAAGTTCAGGCCTGGACCCAGCCCCAG ACCCAGTCCTCGGCCCAGCCCCGGCCTCGGTCCCAGCCCCAGACCGAGCCCCAGTCCTGGGCAAGGTCGCGGAGACACCACCCCTCCATTCCTCCACCTCCGGGAGCTCCAGCTCAGCTCCGACTCGCTGCCCGGTCTGGATTGGACCCCCGGGGGAGGACCAGCGGCGTTCagcccccaccaccaccacggcAAG CACTACCTCCACGTCCACCACCAGCCCCCgctgacgatgatgatgatgatgccggGTCTGACGGAGGAAGAGTGTCGGCGATACCAGGAGCTGCTGGAGATCAAGTGTCAGTACGAGAGGCGCAATCAGAGAGGATCGACGACAACCGAACGAGGAGACGCCGAAGGAGACCTGGAGTTCCAGGAGGGGAGAGCGGAGCCCGGAGAGGAGGTCGAGgcttcttcttcggtggtggtGGACGTGAAATGCAACGAGACGCCGAGCGAACACGAGATGGCGCTGATCGAGGAGGAGCTGCGCCACCTGGAGTTCAAGTGTCGCAACATCCTGCGGGCGCAAAAGATGCAGCAGCTCCGAGAAAGATGTCTGAAGGCCtggatgatggaggaggagacggCGCCGAGACCTCCAGAACCag ATCTGGAGGACGACAATGACGATAATGACTCTCACCACCACGAGCTGTCGGCCATCAACGAGCTGCCAGAACGCGACAGCAGCAGCGCCTACAACACTGGCGGCGAGAGCTGCCGCAGCACGCCATTGGTCAGCACAGAGCAGATCCCGCCCCTCCAGGAAGACGAGGACAGTGAGGCGAGAGGGGGGCGGGGCCTGATGTCTCCACCTCCCCTCCTTCCCTTAAGCCGCCTCCCCCCTCTGAACTCCCCCCTCACCCCCCGACGTCACCGAGACCGAGAGCGCCGTCACTCCAACCTCAGCTGCTCCTTCTCCCCAAGCTCATACAGGAAGTACGAAGCAGCCAATGGCAGCACGGCGACCGGCTCAAGCTCCACCCCCTCTACACCTTCAAAGTTCAG atCGCTGAGCAGGGAGGTGGCATCATCATCAAGAAGAGCTGATGGAGGGCGGAGCTCCAGAGCAG GTGGTGCCCCCAGGAGGTCTGATGGTGGAAGTGCAGAGTCGAGTCCATACTTCTCCAGAAGACGCCACAGTAAACCTCTGGACCGCTATCAGAGCTGCATGACGCTGCCGTCCGAGGGTCTGGTGGAGCCTCTGGACCGGGTCAGGGACCGGGTGGGGGACCGAGTCCGACCAGAGGGCGAGGACAGAGGGATGGGAACCGGCAGCAGCTGCCCGGCCAGCCCTCGCAGTGTCAACAGCGCCCCCTGTCCTCTGGAGGACCAACATGGCGGGGCGTCCAGGCTGGGGCTGGCCTTACCACTGGGACTGACCCAGTCATCACCGACCGCCTCACCACAGCGCATGGAGTGGAAG GTGAAGATCCGCAGCGACGGAACTCGATATGTGGCGAAGCGTCCGGTCAGAGATCGACTACTGAAGGCTCGAGCCTTGAAGATTCGAGAAGAACGAAGTGGGATGACGACGGACGACGACGCTGCCAGTGAGATGAAGCAG GGTCGATACTGGAGCAAAGAagagaggaagcagcagctgctcAGAGCCCGAGAGAACCGAAGAAGAAGAGAGTTCATGATGCAGAGTCGCCTGGATTACCTCAGAGGAGACAG GGATCCTTCGTCTTCGTCGTCTGGAGTCACTGATCAGCTtcagaacaacaacaacgtcCTGCTGCTGAGCCACAAGAAGCTGACGAGGAGGAGGAACCGCCGAATCATGGACAACTGGATCACCATCCAGGAGCTGCTGGCCCACGGATCCAGGTCTCCGGACGGGAAGAAGATCTACAACCCTCTGCTGTCCGTCACCACCGTGTGA